The region GCCAGCCGGGGATTCTCAAACTTCTTATGATAGAAACATGCCTGATGATGTTCATGGCCGCGTTTGCCACAGAGTGGGCTTTTCAGGGGCTGGAAAAGATGTATATGGTATTCGCCTCTTTTTTGGTGACCTCGTTACTGCAACTTACCCTGATGTTGGTTTTTGTGAGGCATCCTGAAGATGTGGTAAAAGTGCCGTTTTTTTATTTCCTCGGATCAATACCCGTAATAGCAACATTCTTGAAACTGTTGAAGTTCAGATTTAAGGTCAGGAAACCGGATACGGCCAAGCTGAAGTTATATCTTACCAGTTCGCTTGTTATATGGGCAATAGCCATGTTTGCCCAGGTCTATAATAATCTTGATATATTCCTGCTCGGGCTGTTCAGGAAAGCTGAGGAAGTAGGATATTTTACCGTTGCAAGGAGAGCGGTCGGAGGAGTGACCATACTGGCCGTTTTTTTAGCCAATGCTCTCTTGCCCAGGCTCTCCTGCACATTTAATATAGACGCGAAGCAATTCAAAGGCGCGACGATAAAATTTTTAGCTGTTACAACGGTCATAATAATCCTGATCCTGCTGCCCGTTTTATTTTTTGCCAAGGATCTCTTGAGGTTGACTGTTGGAGCGGAATACGTTCCGGCAGCTATACCGCTCAATATAATGATCGGGGCGCTTATCCTGGTTCTTTTTAACCTGCCGTTTTCAACGGGCCTTATAGCGGCATGCCTGGAAAAAGAGGTCCTTAAGCAGGTTATCGCCAGCGCATTTTTCAGCGTTGCGCTAAACCTTGTTTTAATCCCTAAATACGGTATGGTCGGGGCTGCGGTCTCGTTCTTTTGCGCAGAAGCTCTGGCGCTTATCTGGATATTGTATGTTTATAAGGTGAAGATAGCAGGAAGCGGATTGGCCTCCGGCAGATGACGCGTTAGCGTTATACGGTGAACGCCGATCATAGGGAGAGAGCCATAAGCTGTGGCCTCATTAAAAAAGGAGGGTAATGTGGTAGAGAGAAGCGAATTTAAAGGAAAGCCGGTTTTGATCATCAGAAGGGATGAGAACGATAAATATCCGTTTACTTTCGGGCTTAGTAAGGCGAGGCTTATTCTGGAAAATCTTGAAGAGATTAAGAGGTTCGTCGAAGAGAACGAAAAAGAAGCTTAAAAAACCGGCATAAAGGCCATTAAAGGCAGCCCTGTATGTGGGCGATCTATTCTTTATTATCGGCTTTCTTTGTAGCGTCTACAGATCCTATAGCAAAAAAGACGCTATCCGAAAAGAGCGATGAATACCTGGTCGGCTGGCTTGTCCTGCTCCTATCGACGCCTTTTTTGGCTGTGGTGTGTTTTTCGCATAGGGTAGCGCCAATAACCGCGGAGCTGGTCAAGACGCTGCTATCGGTCATACCTTTTGAGATCCTGTCGGTGATCCTCTATTATAAGGCTCTTAAAAAGACCGACATATCGTTGTCGGTGCCGTTTCTTGCCCTGACGCCCGTTTTTACTATATTGACAGCCTTCCTGATCCTGGGCGAACGCGTACAGTTCATGGGGGCCATCGGCATTGTGCTGATAGCAGCCGGCGTATATTCGCTTAATATCAAAGAGGCGAAATACGGATTTATCAGCCCGCTAAAGGCCATATTCGTCAATAAGGGATCTTTTTACATGGTCCTTGTGGCTCTGATGTACGGCTTAACGTCGACCATGTCTAAAAAAGCCATGCTGTTATCAAGCCCGGAATCCATCCCGTTCATCTACAATGTTTCTATCAGCCTGGCTATGGCGCCTATTGTCCTATACAGGATGAGTCGCGGCAGTTCTAAGCTGAACCTTAAACCGCAAACGCTGCTTTGCTTCCTGGGGCTTGGATTATTTATGGCTCTTTCCAGCATATTCTACTTTAAAGCAATTTCTATAGCAGGTGTGGCTTATGCTGTATCCATTAAAAGGCTGAGCCTGCTTATGAGCGTGGGATACGGCTGGATATTTTTCAGAGAAAGGGATGTGCATATCAGGCTTCTCAGCACATCATGCATGCTTATAGGCATAGTTTTGATAATAACCAGCGGATAGTCTATGAAGAGATCGGTGGCCAGGATATTGTTCTTTATAGGTTGGGTTTTGTCGCCGTTGACCTTCTGGAACGACGCCTTTATTAATATACCTATCTCATATTTGTGCGCCAATATTACTATAAGTTTCTTCAAGGCCGATCTCCTTCTTGTCGTGCTTGTCTTCTACTGGGTAAGTAACTTACTGGGACTTCTTATGATGTATATGGCCGGCAGGGGAGTGGTACATGATAAAAAAGAGCTCTTGCGGGAGATCGCTATATTCATTGCGACGGTCATTATCTATAGTATACTGATAGTCTTTCTTGCCAGGATAGGCGTTATCAAGCCTGTCAATATCATCAAATAATTCCGCGATCCCGAGTTATGAAGATGCTATAACAGTAATGAGTATATACCCATAAAATAACCTGTGGATAATCTTTGCAAAATAGGTATTTAAACATGAAGGGACGGCCAAGAAAGCTGCGGATCATCCAAAAAGAACCCCAGATCAGGCAGTTCAGCCCGCGAGGCCGTATAGGCCGGCCGGGGTATATGATCCTTAAGCATGAAGAGTTGGAAGCCATAAGACTCTCCGACCATTTAGATATGAGCCAGCATCAGGCAGCCCGGTTTATGGGTATAAGCCAGCAGACTTTCTCACGCGTCTTAAAGAGCGCCCGGAAATGCCTTGCCGAAGCCCTTATAAAAGGCCAAATCATAAAGGTAGACGGGGGAGACTTCAGGATGGAGAAACATGCCAAATAATAGGATTTTCTATCTGGTATTGATTCTGCTGGCACTGATAATGTCCGGCTGCGCAGCCATTCCAATCCCAAGTTCGGTTCCGATACCTAACAATATCCCGATCCTAAACTTATTCCTATAGGTAAACACTCAGCTTTAAATGACACCTAAAGACCAAGATGGGCCTAAAGCTAAACGTCCTATAATATATCTTATGTTAACTTGGCATATTGGGAACAAGCACTGTAATATGTTGTCATTGAATGAGTTGTGTTAATAGTCGAATTACCTGTTGATAACGATGATTTTTTATCGCAGGTATAATGTTGATCGGTTATATTCAGGTATTATGGGGTGAAATTTCGCGCCATTTGCCGGGTTGTGTAGAACCTATGCCATAAGGCCCAAACCTCGTTCTAATGAGCTGTAGGACCGGTTTTTTGAGGCATTCAAACATCCTCCTGATCTCTCTATTTTTGCCCTCTACGAGCGTTATTTCCAGTTGTGTTGATGTCTTGTCGCGGCTTATTATCACTACCTTCGAGGGTTTAGCCGTTTCTCCGTGACCAATTTCTATGCCATTGCCGAGCCTTGATATATCATCCTGTTCAATGACGCCTTTTACAGTCACTTTATAGGTCCTTGGAACCCGATATTTAGGGTCAGTAAGCCTATCGCCAAAACGGGTGTCGTTTGTGAATATCAGCAGGCCCTCCGAATCCTTGTCCAGCCTGCCTACCGGGAATACCCATTCTTTAACGTCTTTAAGGAATTCGTATACGGTAGGCCTTCCTAATTCGTCGTTTCTCGTGGTTACATATCCCACAGGTTTATATAATAAAATATATCTTTTTTTCCTTACGCAGACGGCTTCTCCATCGACCGAAATCAGGTCCCGCTCCATGATATTTTTGCCGGGAT is a window of Candidatus Omnitrophota bacterium DNA encoding:
- a CDS encoding EamA family transporter, with amino-acid sequence MWAIYSLLSAFFVASTDPIAKKTLSEKSDEYLVGWLVLLLSTPFLAVVCFSHRVAPITAELVKTLLSVIPFEILSVILYYKALKKTDISLSVPFLALTPVFTILTAFLILGERVQFMGAIGIVLIAAGVYSLNIKEAKYGFISPLKAIFVNKGSFYMVLVALMYGLTSTMSKKAMLLSSPESIPFIYNVSISLAMAPIVLYRMSRGSSKLNLKPQTLLCFLGLGLFMALSSIFYFKAISIAGVAYAVSIKRLSLLMSVGYGWIFFRERDVHIRLLSTSCMLIGIVLIITSG
- a CDS encoding flippase translates to MEKLSRNMIWMGAANCVSSLFGAIMLIYLARTLMPAALGNLSYAISIIVFLASFLDLGLSTYGIREVAKAGGSDVSEYVSNIVSLRFVIAVILTVIVAAVSMISRQPGILKLLMIETCLMMFMAAFATEWAFQGLEKMYMVFASFLVTSLLQLTLMLVFVRHPEDVVKVPFFYFLGSIPVIATFLKLLKFRFKVRKPDTAKLKLYLTSSLVIWAIAMFAQVYNNLDIFLLGLFRKAEEVGYFTVARRAVGGVTILAVFLANALLPRLSCTFNIDAKQFKGATIKFLAVTTVIIILILLPVLFFAKDLLRLTVGAEYVPAAIPLNIMIGALILVLFNLPFSTGLIAACLEKEVLKQVIASAFFSVALNLVLIPKYGMVGAAVSFFCAEALALIWILYVYKVKIAGSGLASGR
- a CDS encoding DUF134 domain-containing protein codes for the protein MKGRPRKLRIIQKEPQIRQFSPRGRIGRPGYMILKHEELEAIRLSDHLDMSQHQAARFMGISQQTFSRVLKSARKCLAEALIKGQIIKVDGGDFRMEKHAK
- a CDS encoding pseudouridine synthase, with protein sequence MRNLIRSLSKSGVCSRKQALGLVKGGKVAVNGRIVLDPGKNIMERDLISVDGEAVCVRKKRYILLYKPVGYVTTRNDELGRPTVYEFLKDVKEWVFPVGRLDKDSEGLLIFTNDTRFGDRLTDPKYRVPRTYKVTVKGVIEQDDISRLGNGIEIGHGETAKPSKVVIISRDKTSTQLEITLVEGKNREIRRMFECLKKPVLQLIRTRFGPYGIGSTQPGKWREISPHNT